Proteins from a single region of Alloscardovia omnicolens:
- the rpsD gene encoding 30S ribosomal protein S4, whose translation MTKVQRARRQVRLSRALGIALTPKAQRIFEKRPYGPGEHGRDRRRAESDYAVRLREKQRLRAQYGISEKQMRAIYEKSRREAGQTGNAMLVNLESRLDALVLRAGFARTSAQARQFVVHRHILVDGNIVDRPSYHVKPGQTIQVKPKSQTMEPFQAAAEGVHRDVLPAVPGYLDVNLAALKATLTRKPEVEEIPVTVNIQYVVEHYSR comes from the coding sequence ATGACTAAGGTACAGCGTGCACGCCGTCAGGTGCGTCTTTCTCGCGCTCTCGGCATCGCTTTGACCCCAAAGGCTCAGCGTATCTTCGAAAAGCGTCCATATGGTCCAGGTGAGCATGGTCGCGATCGTCGTCGTGCAGAGTCCGATTACGCAGTACGTTTGCGCGAAAAGCAGCGCTTGCGCGCACAGTATGGCATCTCTGAAAAGCAGATGCGTGCGATTTATGAAAAGTCACGTCGCGAAGCTGGTCAGACCGGTAACGCAATGTTGGTCAACCTCGAATCTCGTCTCGATGCTCTCGTGCTTCGTGCAGGCTTTGCTCGCACTAGCGCACAGGCTCGTCAGTTCGTTGTTCACCGTCACATTCTCGTTGATGGAAACATCGTGGATCGCCCAAGCTACCATGTAAAGCCAGGCCAGACCATTCAGGTTAAGCCAAAGAGCCAGACAATGGAGCCATTCCAGGCTGCAGCTGAAGGTGTACACCGCGACGTTCTCCCAGCAGTTCCAGGCTATCTTGATGTAAACTTGGCAGCTCTCAAGGCTACCTTGACTCGCAAGCCTGAAGTAGAAGAAATTCCAGTAACTGTTAATATTCAGTACGTGGTCGAACACTACTCTCGTTAA
- a CDS encoding phage holin family protein: MKRFLINWLILTIATGITVSLLPGLHMVGNYSWISYGSFALFLALINASIKPILHIFTLPLTFLTFGLSALVVNTFCFEVASVLSHEVFAVGISSDGFGWSFIGAIAVSVVSHLLNMLAMD; the protein is encoded by the coding sequence ATGAAACGTTTCCTCATAAATTGGCTTATTCTCACTATTGCAACTGGTATTACCGTGAGTTTGTTGCCTGGACTGCACATGGTAGGCAACTATTCGTGGATTTCCTACGGTAGTTTTGCACTATTCCTAGCTCTGATTAACGCGTCGATTAAGCCTATTTTGCACATTTTTACTCTTCCTCTGACTTTCTTGACTTTTGGGCTATCAGCTCTGGTGGTCAATACTTTTTGCTTTGAAGTAGCTTCTGTGCTATCACACGAAGTTTTTGCAGTCGGTATTAGTTCCGATGGTTTTGGATGGTCATTTATTGGTGCTATAGCAGTATCTGTTGTTTCTCACCTGCTCAATATGCTAGCAATGGATTAA
- a CDS encoding histidine phosphatase family protein, with amino-acid sequence MAIHLYLVRHGQTYFNLYNRLQGWSNSPLTDSGKADAVRAGEKLAHIKFDAAFCSDTTRAQDTARTILLKNPSAQFSNLIEAEAHMEFREQFYGYFEGKDMNEAWWAAGAGHGAHTYAQIVEQFGREATRDFLKDADPFHHAENNEEYWARIQRGFGIIAKSRRVHDDSNVLLISHGNTLLSLMHRCAQDTQDFDLTVRPENGSVTRIDFNPRASSFEEALTIVGYNE; translated from the coding sequence ATGGCAATTCATCTGTATCTGGTGCGACATGGTCAAACCTATTTTAATTTATATAATCGCCTTCAGGGCTGGTCGAATTCTCCACTCACAGATTCAGGCAAAGCTGATGCTGTAAGGGCAGGAGAAAAGCTAGCACATATTAAATTTGATGCAGCTTTTTGTTCAGATACCACGCGTGCACAAGATACAGCTCGCACAATTTTGCTGAAAAATCCTAGCGCTCAGTTTAGTAATCTAATAGAAGCTGAAGCGCATATGGAATTCCGTGAGCAATTTTACGGCTATTTTGAGGGCAAAGATATGAATGAAGCATGGTGGGCTGCAGGTGCTGGGCATGGTGCTCATACCTATGCTCAGATTGTGGAGCAGTTTGGTCGTGAAGCCACTCGTGATTTTCTCAAAGATGCTGATCCTTTCCATCACGCTGAAAATAATGAGGAGTATTGGGCGCGTATTCAGCGTGGATTTGGGATTATTGCCAAGTCGCGCCGTGTTCACGATGATAGTAACGTTCTGCTCATTTCACACGGCAACACCTTGTTGAGCCTCATGCACAGATGCGCTCAAGATACACAAGATTTTGATTTAACCGTGCGCCCTGAAAATGGGAGTGTGACGCGTATTGATTTTAATCCGCGAGCATCAAGTTTTGAGGAAGCCTTAACCATTGTGGGGTATAACGAATAG
- a CDS encoding DUF948 domain-containing protein: MDLGQVASLIAAIVFAILAGFLIYPLIRLGKLFDQIAQTVKDTGDHAIPALDESVTTVQKVNQSLEDVNQISSAASTTANNVGALTDLYGAVLGKPLIKVAAIFYGARQAINGFTKKNDGSALTGADTKRGE, from the coding sequence ATGGATCTGGGACAAGTAGCAAGTCTGATTGCAGCAATTGTTTTTGCTATTCTTGCAGGCTTTCTTATTTATCCTCTTATTCGTTTGGGTAAATTGTTTGATCAAATCGCGCAAACAGTTAAAGACACGGGAGACCATGCTATTCCAGCTTTGGATGAAAGTGTAACCACTGTTCAAAAAGTCAATCAATCCCTCGAAGATGTTAATCAGATTTCTTCAGCTGCCTCCACCACAGCTAACAATGTTGGAGCATTAACTGATTTGTATGGTGCTGTTTTGGGCAAGCCGTTGATTAAAGTTGCAGCCATTTTTTATGGTGCTCGTCAGGCAATAAATGGTTTTACTAAGAAAAATGACGGTAGCGCATTAACTGGTGCCGATACAAAAAGAGGAGAGTAG
- the alaS gene encoding alanine--tRNA ligase, producing MRTSEIAQRFTGYFEKQGHLVVPSASLISPNPTTLFTIAGMVPFVPYLLGEQTPPSKRITSNQKCVRTLDIDEVGKTTRHGTFFQMLGNFSFGDYFKEEAIHYAWELLTTPQDQGGYGFDVEKLWVTTFTDDEEARAIWRNEGMDPEHMQVMGMEDNFWTMGGPGPGEPCSEIYVDRGPQYGKEGGPIADEDRYTEIWDLVFENYEVDNVKSKTDLHIVGELAHKNIDTGMGLERVAYLLQGKENMYETDELFPVIEAAEKLSGLTYGENEDNDIRFRVVADHVRSALMIMSDGVRPSNEGRGYVLRRLLRRTMRSMKTLGVQEEVLPHLMPVSKELMSASYPDLNDSFADIENAAYGEEDAFRRTLDNGTTILDVAVSKAKKNGTSVSGADAFSLHDTYGFPIELTLEMAAEQGVQVDEEAFRSLMAEQKARARADALKKRGNVDLSVYDDVKKSLEAPIDFLGYTDMSARGRVLGIIQEGKGSVPAVTAPANVEVILDRTPFYAQAGGQLADEGEILSDDGAVLEVDDVQKPIKDLIVHQCRLVEGTLTVDASVTASIDIERRGAIARSHTATHMVHKALREELGPQATQRGSEDAPNRLRFDFQWASAPSTQAMNAVEARVNEKLRENLAVTTDEMKFDDAIALGAMHLFGEKYGDIVRVVSIGEDGWSRELCGGTHIDHVGKIGAVTLMSESSVGTGVRRVDAVVGQKAYDFHAREHALVSQLSDVLHARPEELTERITTLMDKLKESDRKLAALYEAQLKAQIPTLVEQARSSQEDVIVVAAHVGQFGSTDALRAAVMDVRAQIGDNKPVVVALAGVGESGSPVIIVATNEPARDKGLKAGDLVRTASKMLGGGGGGKPDFAQGGGQDASRIDAALQDLTATVQSR from the coding sequence ATGCGCACGTCAGAAATTGCACAGCGGTTTACGGGATACTTTGAAAAGCAGGGGCATTTGGTTGTTCCTTCTGCCTCTTTAATTTCTCCTAATCCAACTACTCTGTTCACCATTGCAGGTATGGTTCCCTTCGTTCCTTATTTGCTGGGCGAGCAAACTCCTCCAAGTAAGCGTATAACCAGTAATCAAAAGTGCGTGCGTACTTTGGATATTGATGAAGTAGGTAAAACAACGCGTCACGGCACCTTCTTCCAAATGCTGGGAAACTTCTCTTTTGGTGATTATTTTAAGGAAGAAGCTATTCATTATGCATGGGAGTTACTGACAACTCCTCAAGATCAGGGCGGCTACGGGTTTGATGTAGAGAAGCTGTGGGTCACCACTTTCACTGATGATGAAGAGGCTCGCGCTATCTGGCGTAATGAAGGCATGGATCCAGAACACATGCAGGTTATGGGCATGGAAGATAACTTCTGGACTATGGGCGGACCAGGACCTGGCGAACCATGCTCAGAAATTTACGTCGACCGTGGACCACAGTACGGTAAGGAGGGCGGTCCGATTGCTGATGAGGATCGTTACACCGAAATTTGGGATTTGGTTTTTGAAAACTACGAAGTAGACAATGTGAAGTCTAAGACCGATCTGCACATTGTGGGCGAACTGGCGCATAAGAACATTGATACAGGTATGGGCTTGGAACGCGTGGCATACTTGCTGCAAGGCAAGGAAAATATGTATGAAACTGATGAGCTTTTCCCAGTTATTGAGGCTGCTGAAAAGTTATCAGGTTTAACCTACGGTGAGAATGAAGATAATGATATTCGATTCCGCGTGGTTGCTGATCATGTTCGCTCTGCTTTGATGATTATGAGTGATGGTGTGCGGCCATCTAACGAGGGTCGTGGTTACGTATTGCGCCGTCTGCTGCGTCGCACTATGCGTTCCATGAAGACTTTGGGTGTGCAAGAGGAAGTGCTTCCACACTTAATGCCGGTATCTAAAGAATTGATGAGCGCTAGCTACCCAGACTTGAACGATTCCTTCGCCGATATTGAAAATGCTGCATACGGTGAGGAAGATGCATTCCGCCGCACTTTGGATAACGGAACAACCATTTTGGATGTGGCAGTATCTAAAGCAAAGAAGAATGGCACATCTGTTTCCGGTGCTGACGCTTTCTCCCTGCATGATACCTATGGTTTCCCTATTGAATTGACCTTGGAAATGGCTGCCGAACAGGGAGTACAGGTTGATGAGGAAGCTTTCCGTAGCCTTATGGCTGAGCAGAAAGCTCGCGCTCGTGCCGATGCTCTGAAGAAGCGCGGTAATGTGGACTTAAGCGTCTATGACGATGTGAAGAAGAGCCTTGAAGCTCCGATTGACTTCTTGGGTTACACCGATATGTCTGCTCGTGGTCGCGTTCTGGGCATTATTCAGGAAGGTAAAGGCTCTGTTCCAGCAGTTACTGCTCCTGCAAACGTTGAAGTTATTCTGGATCGCACGCCATTCTATGCACAAGCTGGTGGTCAGTTAGCTGATGAAGGTGAAATTCTTTCTGATGATGGTGCCGTGCTGGAAGTTGATGATGTACAAAAACCTATTAAGGATTTGATTGTTCATCAGTGCCGTCTGGTTGAAGGTACTCTCACTGTTGATGCGTCTGTTACAGCATCCATTGATATTGAACGCCGTGGAGCTATTGCTCGTTCACATACCGCAACGCACATGGTGCATAAGGCTTTGCGTGAGGAATTGGGTCCTCAGGCAACACAGCGTGGTTCTGAGGATGCGCCAAACCGTTTGCGTTTCGACTTCCAGTGGGCATCCGCACCGTCTACACAAGCTATGAATGCTGTTGAGGCACGCGTAAATGAAAAACTGCGCGAGAACTTGGCTGTGACCACGGATGAAATGAAATTCGATGATGCTATTGCTTTAGGAGCAATGCATTTATTCGGTGAAAAATATGGTGATATTGTACGTGTAGTATCTATTGGCGAAGACGGCTGGAGCCGAGAGTTGTGTGGTGGTACTCATATTGATCATGTGGGTAAGATCGGTGCAGTTACTCTGATGAGTGAATCTTCCGTAGGTACAGGTGTGCGCCGTGTGGATGCAGTTGTGGGACAGAAAGCCTATGACTTCCACGCTCGTGAACACGCATTGGTATCTCAGCTTTCTGATGTGCTTCATGCACGTCCAGAGGAATTAACTGAGCGCATCACAACTCTTATGGATAAGCTCAAGGAATCTGATCGTAAGTTGGCAGCCCTCTATGAGGCACAACTCAAGGCACAAATTCCTACTCTTGTTGAGCAAGCGCGTAGTTCCCAAGAGGATGTGATTGTTGTAGCTGCTCATGTGGGGCAGTTTGGCTCTACTGATGCTCTGCGTGCAGCTGTTATGGATGTGCGCGCACAAATTGGTGATAACAAGCCAGTTGTTGTTGCTTTAGCAGGTGTAGGCGAATCAGGCAGCCCAGTCATTATTGTGGCTACGAATGAGCCAGCTCGCGATAAGGGATTGAAGGCTGGAGATTTGGTGCGCACTGCGTCCAAGATGCTTGGCGGCGGTGGCGGCGGTAAGCCAGATTTCGCTCAAGGTGGCGGTCAAGATGCATCACGTATTGATGCGGCATTGCAAGATTTGACTGCTACTGTACAGTCACGATAG
- the ruvX gene encoding Holliday junction resolvase RuvX has product MHIWMGVDLGNARVGIALSDPHLLLAHPEDFIAVSGDYFYALDDVIACVEEYEVTHIVVGYPLQLNGEEGKSAKKAKRWAQALRKKLTQYGMEAVTIELKDERLSSVAAHDQLLDAGISMRQHRKMIDSQAAVILLQSALDDYRAHGQKEI; this is encoded by the coding sequence ATGCACATATGGATGGGAGTAGATTTAGGGAATGCTCGTGTGGGAATAGCATTGAGCGATCCTCATCTACTCCTGGCACATCCAGAAGATTTTATTGCTGTTTCTGGAGATTACTTTTACGCTCTTGACGACGTTATTGCTTGCGTAGAGGAATATGAGGTCACCCATATTGTTGTGGGATATCCGTTGCAATTAAATGGAGAAGAGGGTAAGAGTGCTAAAAAAGCGAAGCGTTGGGCTCAAGCACTGCGCAAGAAACTTACGCAATACGGCATGGAAGCGGTAACCATTGAGCTAAAAGATGAGCGGTTAAGCTCTGTTGCAGCTCACGACCAGTTGCTTGATGCCGGAATCTCCATGCGTCAACACAGAAAAATGATTGATAGCCAGGCTGCTGTAATCCTGTTACAATCAGCCTTAGATGATTATAGAGCTCATGGCCAGAAAGAAATTTAA
- the mltG gene encoding endolytic transglycosylase MltG, protein MTNDNDLFDVFSKDAARDHVDSSRAAQLVSDMKIHEDAAAPPLPPQRRRDVRLARKQLRQKKRRKILALLLSILLLCGITYGGYKVVTVLRHVTHTSVQKESQNLDYPGPGTGSVVITIDEGDDTTKIAQKLVDADVIRSSGAFIKAVEVAQAANKLQAGSFELKKKMAAADVVTIITDPTKITGSLIVKPGERNSDVITAAAQLSGIDKSEFDRVMQDPNAGILPAAAQGNYEGWFEPGTYNTKGQKSAQEIISAMVSKRIAKLQKLGIPEDQYRTVLIKASIVDAEVNKSEYYGKVARVIENRLSINMPLGMDTIVAYGLGIRGVDLTNAQLNDSSNPYNARIHTGLPPSAINNPGDSAIQAVLNPEQGNWLYFVTVNLSTGETKFTNSESEFEQYVKEYKEWEANNPS, encoded by the coding sequence ATGACCAACGACAATGATTTATTTGACGTGTTTAGCAAGGATGCTGCACGCGACCATGTAGATTCTTCACGAGCTGCTCAGTTAGTATCGGATATGAAAATTCATGAGGATGCAGCAGCACCTCCTTTGCCTCCTCAACGTCGTCGTGATGTGCGTTTAGCGCGCAAACAATTAAGGCAAAAGAAGCGCCGAAAAATTCTTGCACTTCTTCTTTCTATTCTGCTGTTATGCGGCATAACATATGGCGGTTATAAAGTTGTTACAGTTCTGCGTCATGTAACACATACCAGTGTTCAAAAAGAATCCCAAAATCTTGACTATCCAGGTCCAGGAACGGGAAGCGTGGTCATCACAATTGATGAAGGTGATGATACAACTAAAATTGCCCAAAAGCTTGTTGACGCAGATGTTATACGTTCCAGTGGAGCTTTTATTAAGGCAGTTGAAGTTGCCCAGGCTGCTAATAAGTTGCAGGCAGGTTCTTTCGAGCTGAAAAAAAAGATGGCTGCTGCCGATGTTGTAACTATTATTACTGATCCAACAAAAATTACTGGGTCTTTAATAGTTAAACCTGGCGAGAGGAATTCAGATGTTATTACTGCTGCTGCTCAACTCAGCGGCATCGATAAATCTGAATTTGACCGTGTGATGCAAGACCCTAATGCAGGCATTCTTCCAGCAGCTGCACAAGGAAATTATGAAGGCTGGTTTGAACCGGGAACATATAATACTAAAGGTCAAAAATCCGCTCAAGAGATTATTTCCGCAATGGTTAGCAAGCGTATTGCCAAGCTACAAAAACTTGGTATTCCAGAAGATCAGTATCGTACAGTTTTGATCAAGGCATCTATTGTAGATGCTGAAGTCAATAAATCTGAATACTACGGCAAGGTAGCCCGTGTTATTGAGAACCGACTGTCCATTAATATGCCTTTGGGAATGGACACGATTGTTGCTTACGGCTTAGGAATAAGAGGTGTTGATTTGACCAACGCTCAGCTTAACGATTCAAGCAATCCTTATAATGCCCGCATTCATACTGGACTGCCACCGAGCGCCATTAACAATCCAGGTGATTCAGCTATTCAAGCAGTGCTCAATCCTGAACAAGGTAATTGGCTGTATTTTGTTACCGTGAACCTGTCTACCGGAGAAACAAAATTCACCAATTCTGAAAGCGAATTCGAGCAATACGTGAAAGAATATAAAGAATGGGAAGCCAACAATCCAAGCTAG
- the aroC gene encoding chorismate synthase has translation MLRWQTAGESHGEALVAMIEGLPSGVEITSDDIKKVLARRRLGYGRGARMKFEQDQVRMLTGVRHGSTLGSPIAIEIGNTEWPKWTQVMSADPLPDDVELPDSGRNAPLSNPRPGHADLTGMRKYGFTDARPVLERSSARETASRVALGQVAANFLKQVAGIETVAHVISIGGEYVSDGYTLPTPEDVDALDASPTRSLDAQAVERMKKRIDEVKKAGNTLGGVIEVIAYNVPAGVGTYVESDRRLDAALAAAVMSIQAIKGVEIGDGFKEADRLGSDAHDEIVRDSNGHIQRVTNRAGGIEGSMSNGEPIRVRAAMKPISSLPRALRTVNVLTGEEATAIHQRSDATAVPAASVVAEAMVRLTLAQYIIEKFGGDSVEETRRNIESYVASWPEYLK, from the coding sequence ATGTTACGTTGGCAGACAGCAGGCGAATCTCACGGTGAAGCACTTGTTGCCATGATTGAAGGTCTTCCAAGCGGAGTAGAAATTACTAGCGACGACATTAAAAAGGTTTTAGCTCGCCGACGTTTAGGCTATGGTCGTGGTGCTCGCATGAAGTTTGAACAAGATCAGGTGCGTATGCTCACTGGTGTGCGTCACGGTTCTACACTCGGTTCACCTATTGCTATTGAAATTGGTAATACGGAATGGCCAAAATGGACGCAGGTGATGAGTGCGGATCCTTTGCCTGACGATGTTGAGTTGCCAGACAGTGGTCGCAATGCGCCATTAAGTAATCCGCGTCCAGGCCATGCTGATCTCACGGGAATGCGTAAATACGGTTTTACTGACGCACGTCCTGTTCTTGAACGTTCCTCTGCTCGAGAAACCGCTTCACGTGTGGCGCTCGGTCAAGTTGCCGCTAACTTCCTTAAGCAGGTAGCAGGGATTGAAACAGTAGCTCATGTTATTTCTATCGGTGGCGAATATGTTTCAGACGGTTACACCTTGCCAACCCCTGAAGATGTGGACGCTTTGGATGCTTCTCCTACACGCAGCTTAGATGCGCAAGCAGTTGAGCGTATGAAAAAACGTATTGATGAAGTGAAAAAAGCAGGAAATACTCTTGGCGGCGTTATAGAAGTTATTGCATACAATGTTCCAGCTGGAGTAGGAACATATGTGGAATCAGATCGCCGTTTAGACGCTGCATTAGCTGCAGCAGTTATGAGTATTCAAGCCATTAAAGGCGTGGAAATTGGTGATGGCTTTAAGGAAGCCGACCGTTTAGGATCTGATGCTCACGATGAAATTGTGCGTGATAGCAACGGGCACATTCAGCGTGTAACCAATCGTGCTGGCGGCATTGAAGGTTCTATGTCCAATGGTGAACCAATTCGTGTACGCGCAGCTATGAAACCTATTTCTTCCTTGCCTCGAGCATTGCGCACCGTGAATGTACTCACTGGCGAGGAAGCAACGGCTATCCACCAGCGTTCTGACGCCACTGCAGTGCCTGCAGCTTCTGTGGTTGCAGAGGCTATGGTCCGTTTAACTCTTGCCCAGTATATTATTGAGAAATTCGGTGGAGATAGCGTTGAAGAAACACGACGCAATATTGAGTCCTACGTGGCAAGCTGGCCAGAATATTTGAAGTAA
- a CDS encoding bifunctional shikimate kinase/3-dehydroquinate synthase has product MARVPQVVFIGMPGSGKTRIGKEISSLMSAAFYDSDDEIERSEGLRIPDIFEQYGEQRFRQIERDIIADFVSTDHIRDGERIIFDGVLSLGGGAPMTPETQENLRSYARAGGHVVYLNAQADEAIEHATRSGNRPLLAHNPHQVWMDLYSKRHDTYMDLATYVLPTHGKTPRQAAQTVIDLLSEHVIHVEGAQPEYDVRIGTSTMRHLPDILGKNTVRVALIHTTSVQRHSDKARTILRRAGYDVTEIVIPDAEHGKTLPVVSRAWNTLGEIGFTRSDAIVGVGGGAATDVAGFIAATWLRGIRYVNCPTSLLAMVDASTGGKTGINTDAGKNLVGSFYTPAAVLADVDTLRTLDQRIFIEGLGEVIKAGYIADPQILQIVRQHADMLKNLNPADITDEQMDVIVELIERSVRVKERHVSSDLKEHGLREFLNYGHTLGHAIEKLEHFTWRHGEAVSVGMVFAAELAHIHGIVSEEFVHDTRSILDSVGLPTSWSVPDDNEVLSVMHRDKKARGHMLRFVIVDEIGHARRLENPSEDSVLEALHRINTHA; this is encoded by the coding sequence ATGGCGCGTGTTCCACAAGTTGTTTTTATTGGAATGCCAGGTTCAGGTAAAACGCGTATTGGCAAAGAAATCTCATCACTGATGTCAGCAGCCTTTTATGATTCTGATGATGAGATTGAGCGCAGTGAAGGACTGCGCATTCCCGACATCTTTGAACAATACGGTGAACAGCGTTTTCGTCAGATAGAACGAGATATTATTGCAGATTTCGTGAGCACTGACCATATCAGAGATGGCGAGCGCATTATTTTTGATGGCGTATTATCCCTAGGGGGAGGCGCGCCTATGACGCCAGAAACTCAAGAGAATTTACGTTCTTATGCGCGCGCTGGTGGACATGTGGTGTATTTGAATGCTCAAGCAGATGAAGCGATTGAACACGCCACTCGTTCTGGTAACCGACCATTATTAGCGCATAATCCGCATCAAGTGTGGATGGATTTATATAGCAAGCGTCACGATACGTATATGGATTTAGCAACTTATGTTTTACCAACTCACGGTAAAACACCACGACAGGCGGCACAAACAGTGATTGATCTTTTAAGTGAACATGTTATTCACGTTGAGGGAGCGCAACCAGAATATGATGTGCGTATCGGTACATCTACAATGCGTCATCTGCCAGATATTCTTGGTAAGAATACGGTGCGCGTTGCTCTTATTCACACAACGTCGGTGCAGCGTCACAGCGATAAAGCGCGCACTATTTTGCGTCGTGCTGGCTATGATGTAACCGAAATTGTTATTCCTGATGCGGAACATGGCAAGACATTGCCCGTTGTTTCGCGCGCATGGAATACGCTGGGGGAGATTGGTTTTACACGCTCAGATGCCATTGTTGGTGTGGGCGGCGGTGCTGCAACTGATGTGGCAGGTTTTATTGCTGCTACATGGTTGCGTGGTATCCGCTACGTGAACTGCCCAACCTCGCTACTGGCTATGGTGGATGCGTCAACAGGCGGTAAAACAGGTATAAATACCGATGCCGGTAAGAATTTAGTGGGCAGTTTTTACACTCCGGCCGCAGTACTGGCTGACGTCGATACATTACGTACTTTGGATCAGCGTATTTTTATTGAAGGTTTAGGAGAAGTGATTAAAGCTGGCTATATTGCTGATCCGCAGATTCTCCAGATTGTGCGCCAGCACGCAGATATGCTCAAAAATCTCAATCCGGCAGATATAACTGATGAACAGATGGATGTGATTGTTGAGCTTATTGAGCGCAGTGTGCGTGTGAAAGAGCGTCATGTGAGTTCAGACTTGAAAGAGCACGGTTTGCGTGAATTCCTCAACTATGGGCATACATTAGGACATGCTATTGAAAAGCTGGAGCACTTCACCTGGCGCCATGGTGAAGCGGTATCGGTTGGCATGGTTTTTGCTGCTGAGCTTGCTCATATTCACGGAATTGTATCCGAAGAATTTGTGCACGATACTCGCTCTATTCTTGATTCAGTGGGATTGCCAACCTCATGGTCAGTTCCAGATGACAATGAGGTTCTCTCGGTTATGCATCGAGATAAAAAAGCGCGCGGTCATATGTTGCGCTTTGTCATCGTCGATGAGATAGGCCATGCGCGTCGATTAGAAAATCCAAGTGAAGACAGCGTTCTTGAAGCCTTGCATCGAATCAATACACACGCATAA
- the aroQ gene encoding type II 3-dehydroquinate dehydratase yields MLTRSQVEKIIVVNGPNLGRLGVREPEIYGSATLEDLRSACVQWGQELGVHVEVRQSDDEADVIRWMHQAVDEKTPIVLNPAAFTHYSYGLADAAAQVTDMHIPLIEVHISNPSARESFRKHSVISPIATGTITGMGFYGYKLALEAIVHALEA; encoded by the coding sequence ATGCTTACACGTTCGCAAGTAGAAAAAATTATTGTTGTTAATGGGCCAAATTTAGGTCGTTTAGGTGTGCGCGAGCCAGAAATTTATGGTAGTGCTACTTTAGAAGATTTGCGTTCTGCGTGCGTACAGTGGGGTCAGGAGCTTGGCGTGCATGTTGAAGTGCGCCAAAGCGATGATGAAGCAGATGTTATTCGTTGGATGCATCAAGCAGTTGATGAGAAAACACCAATTGTGCTCAATCCTGCAGCTTTTACCCATTATTCATACGGCTTAGCTGATGCAGCAGCTCAGGTAACAGATATGCATATTCCGCTGATTGAAGTACATATTTCTAACCCATCTGCACGTGAGTCTTTCCGTAAGCATTCTGTGATTTCACCTATTGCTACGGGCACCATAACAGGTATGGGCTTTTATGGATATAAACTTGCTCTCGAAGCAATAGTTCATGCGCTGGAGGCATAG